The Pukyongia salina genome segment GCGAGTTAATCCTGGCGCAAGTTTTTCTGAGGAGGGCTATTGTAGTTTGTATGGATCGTTGGGTAAGAAAACATCTGCGGCAGGTCCAACGAGCGAATGCGAGTTAATTCTGGCGCAAGTTTTTCTGAGGAGGGCTATTGTAGTTTGTATGGATCGTTGGGTAATAAAACATCTGCGGCAGGTCCAAGGAGCGAATGCGAGTTAATCCTGGCGCAAGTTTTTCTGAGGAGGGGTATTGTAGTTTGTATGGATCGTTGGGTAAGAAAACATCCGCGGCAGGTCCAACCAGCGAATGAAAAATGAGCTTTGCAGCGAAAAAATTATTCAGAAGTGTTTAAAATACTGCCCTGTAAATTCGAAAGCATTACATCGGTCATTTCCTTTAGGTCGTAGGTATGTGCCCAGCCCCAATCTTCACGTGCTGGCGAATCGTCTATTGTATTTGGCCATGAATCTGCAATAGCCTGCCTGAAGTCGGGTTCGTACACGATCTCGAATTCGGGAATATGTTTCCTAATGCTATCCGCCAGTTCTTCGGGAGCGAAGCTAATGGCTGCCAGATTATAACTACTTCTAAGTTTGATCTCATGTGGTTTAGCCTCCATGATCCCGATGGTAGCATTGATGGCATCATCAATAAACATCATCGGCAGGGTGGTTCCTTTGTCGAGAAACGAAATATATTTCTTGTGCTTTATAGCCTTGTGATAGATCTCCACAGCATAGTCTGTGGTTCCACCTCCCGGTAGGGTCTTGTAACTAATTAATCCGGGATAACGGATGCTGCGTACATCCACACCAAATTTCTTATGGTAATATTCGCACCAGCGTTCACCGGTGAGTTTACTTATACCGTACACAGTTGTTGGCTCGGCAATGGTGTGTTGGGGGGTGTTAATTTTCGGGGTAGTAGGTCCAAAGACAGCAATGCTCGAGGGCCAGAACACCTTTTCGATCTTTCCTTCCTTGGCAAGATTTAGTACGTTGAAAAGAGAGTTCATATTGAGGTTCCAAGCCTTCATAGGAAATTTTTCTGCGGTTGCAGAAAGCATAGCCGCCATCAGGTAGACCTCAGATATCTCGTAATTGATCACTATATCTTCCAGAGCCTCATAATCCATAGCATCGAGCACTTCGAAAGGCCCACCTTCCATTAATTCTGCATCCCCTTCCCTTATATCGCTTGCAATTACTTTATGTGGGGCGTATATTCGACGGAGCCTTTCTGTAAGTTCGGTACCAATCTGGCCACAGGCACCAATGATGAGGATTCGTTTCTTCATTTTTAGGATTGAATTTACAGGGTAAATATATGGATAATAGCTGCTAGATCTTTTAAAAGTATATTAATGTTTTTTGAGGCAAGAAGATTTATATTTGCTGAATAATGAAGAATTTCCTCCTTATCATTTCGATGGTAACATTATCGTTGTGCGTATCCTGCGGGTCTTCCGAAGAAAATTCTATTGAGGATGATCTTGTTGTTCAGGATGTGAACAATCAATATGGGGACACTACAGTTGCCTTTCCGAAATTATCACCCGAGGCCGAAGCTGAAATTTCTAATTGGTCTGTTTTCGATGATTTCCAAAATGAAATGAATTCCTTAAATGGGTCTACCATTTCCGAGATCAGGAACAAGACAGAGAGGTTGAAGTTGTTTACCGATTCCCTTAGCAAGAAGATTCCCGAAACCCTGGCAACCCAGCCTATCACTTCTAGACTCCTCGTTGTGAGATCACGAGTGTATTTGCTCGATCAGGAAGCGAAAAAGTCGAGAGTAGATTCATTATCCATAGAAGAGCATCTAAAAGAACTAACCTCTGCAAGCATTAACTTTTATCGCCAGATAGATGAGAAGTTTCATAAGGCCAGGATCGATCAGGAGCGTGAAGACGACGAAAAGAAAGAGCTGGAAAAACAAAAACGATTTTTGGATTCTGTATACCAGGCGGAACTTCGCGATCAGCAAAATTAAGACTGTAACAAATTTTAAAATTCGATACTTATACACCAGGCGTGTACGCCTGAAACAATTAAAAACATAATCTAAAACAATGAAAACCAACTATTTTAAACCCCTGCTCGCCGCTATTTGCATCGCCTTTGTAATGTCGGCTTGTGCAGATAAGGACGGCAAGATGGTCGTTGAAGATGACGGACCTCATGGTCTTATCCTGGCCAATATGGATACCACGGTAAGCCCTAAAAATGATTTTTACAATTACGTAAACGGAACCTGGATGAAGAACACGGAGATCCCGGACGACCAGGTACGTTGGGGAGGATTCATGGTACTTAGAAAAAGTACCGATATGGATGTGCTTGAGATCATTGACGAAGCTAAGGAGAGCAACAAGTACGCACCGGATACAGATCAAGCCAAAGCGATCATGATCTTCGAATCTGAACTGGATACGGTTGCGCGAAACGAAGCCGGGATCGAACCATTACGTCCAATACTGGAAAAGATCGATGCGATCACCAATGTGGAAGAATTTCAGAAATTGATCACCAAGAATGCTGTCACAGTCTCACAACCTTTTATGGGTTTTGCGGCATTTTCGAATCCCAGCAACAGTGCGATGAATTCGGGATATGTGCTTCCCGGTGGCCTGGGTCTTCCCGATCGTGATTACTACACCAATACAGATGAAGCCTCTAAAACCATCCGTAAACAATATAAAGAGCACATTACCCGTATGCTTCAATTCCTGGGAGATACTGAAGAAGAGGCAAAAGCACAAGCAGAAACTATTTTGGCTTTCGAAACCAGATTGGCTATTCCAAGGCTGGATAAGGTAGCACGCCGTGATTTCAGAAATTTCAATAATCCGAGATCCATGGAACAACTTCAAAATATGGTTCCCCAGATAAAATGGAAAGAGGCCTTACAAGACCTGGGTGTAACTAAACAGGTAGATACTGTTTTAGTGATGCAACCAGCTTATATGGGTGTATTAAAGAAGGTCCTTGCGGAAGGTGATGTTGATACCTGGAAAACCGTGATGCGATGGTCTACGCTTAATAATTCTGCAGGAATGCTTACTACCGAGATTGAAAAGGCTAATTGGGATTTTTATTCCAAAACTTTGAGAGGAGCAAAAAAACAAAGACCGGCAGACGAAAGAGCTTTAAGTACTGTAAACAATACGGTTGGGGAAGCACTTGGTAAACTTTATGTGGATGCAAAATTTCCGCCTGAAGCCAAGGAGAAAGCCGAACTAATGATCGACAATATTATCGCTGCTTATAAAGATAGGATCCAGGCTCTGGACTGGATGAGTGATAGTACAAAAATCAAAGCAATTCAGAAACTTGACAAGTTTACCGTAAAGATCGGCTATCCCGACAAATGGAAAGATTATTCTTCCATGAACGTGAAACCCGAAAATGGTTATTTCGAGAATATGGTGGCTGTAGGTGAATGGGAATTAAAGGACAATCTGGACCGAGTGAACGAACCTGTAGACCGTACCGAATGGGGAATGTCTCCACAGACAGTGAATGCTTACTTCCAGCCATTTAATAATGAGATCGTTTTTCCAGCGGCCATATTACAACCTCCCTTCTACGATTATAAAGCCGATGAGGCTGTGAATTACGGTGGTATTGGCGCGGTGATCGGCCATGAGATCTCGCATGCGTTCGACGACAGCGGTTCCAGATTTGATGGCGATGGTAACCTGGTAAACTGGTGGACAGAAAACGACCTGAAAGAATTTACGGAAAGAGGTAACAAATTGGCAGAGCAGTACGATAATATCGAGGTTCTGGACAGTGTTTTCATCAACGGGAAATTTACCCTTGGTGAGAATATCGGGGACCTTGGTGGGATCCTGGGGGCCTATGACGGGCTTCAGCGATTCTATAAGGAAAACGGAAGGCCTGGTAAGATCGATGGATTTACACCGGAGCAACGTTTCTTTATGAGCTGGGCAACCGTTTGGAGAACTAAACAAACCGAGAAATACTCCCGTGAGCAGGTAAAAACAGATCCGCACTCGCCGGGAAGATACAGAGCAACACAACCCCTTATGAATGTGGATGCATTCTACGAGGCCTTCGATATACAGGAAGGTGACGGGATGTGGTTGGCCCCGGAAGACAGGGTAAGAATTTGGTAACATATAAAAGGAGCTTTCGGGCTCCTTTTTTTATAGGTTGTGTTTGAAAGTATACTTAAGAACTTCTGAAATATTGACAGAATCCACTTGCTTGAACATCTCTTCCGAATTTCCTGCTGAATATTGCGGCGGAACCATATCCAGTTGGGAGGCAACTTTCACATAGTATTCTCTTTTACTGGGATGGGAGGGTAACACGGCATTGAAAATATGTCCGAAAGCCTGTTGTTTAATGATCTCTGTTAGAATCCCAATGCAATCTGAACGGTGAATGAGATTTACTGGCGCGTCGCCATTGCTAAGATCGGTTCGGCCTGCCAGATAACGAACGGGTTGCCTGCTTCCCCCAAAGAGTCCCCCAAATCTCACAATGGTGGTTTTTATTTTTTCTGAAGTAAAGAAAAGCTGCTCCACCTGTAGCAGTTGTTTTCCGGCCTGTGTTTCCGGCCTGGGGATCTCCCGTTCGGTTACTTTTCCCTGCTTATCACCATACACCGAAGTGCTGCTTACAAGGATCACATTTTCTACCGAAGATCTTTCAACTTCCGAAAGCAAATAGGACATCTTTAATACATGATCTGCCCCCGAATGTCGCCGAAGCCCGGGCGGGATCATAATAACCAGATAGTCTGCATCTTCCAGCAGTAATTCCACAGGGCCACTCACGCCGCCTTCGGTCACTACGATAGTGATGGCTTGAAAACCACTCTTCCGGAGTGCCTCTGCCTTTTCTTCACTTGTCACCGAGCCTTTAACTTTATATCCCAGGGTTTTCAGATGTCGGGCCAACGAAAGTCCTAACCAGCCCATACCAGCTATGGCTACTTTTTTACTCATTCGTTACCAATTAGTTCTTCTACTGTATAGCCAAGGGTATCTTGTTTTTGCTTTCGAAGTTCATCAAGGGTAAATGATCGCTTAACTACGATAGCATCGGTATTGATAAAAGGTTTTGGCATCATATGGCGAGGCCTCTGGTTTATTGTAAACTGAGGATGTGACAACAGGTCGTACGAATATTCCAGAACGGTAAATTCAAGATTGTCTTTACCGGGACTTGTAAGGGAAATATTTAGAGAATCACCTTTTCCCAGATAATAACGCAGTAGTCTTTTATTTGCGATATTGGCATGAGCGTTGCCTTTCTCGTCCATCGGGCCTTCATTTCCGTTAAAGCTTAATTTGGAATAGGTATTAGTTGTATCGGAATAAATGAACAGCTCGGTAACCTCTCGTTTGGGTACAATTGTAAAGGAGATCTCCCGTCCGTCTGTGGTTAGAGAGTCTTTGTCAAGCCTCACTTCGAAAGGTGCTATATCTTTTAGTGGTGCCTCGGCGGCATAGCGGAAGGAAGTGTTATACTTACTGCCGGCAGCAGATTCGATATGTTTTGAAGCGGGTTCCGGATCTTCTCCTAAATATCCCCTGGTCCAATCGTCCAGAATCTTGTCGTAAGTAACCCAGTAGGCTGCTCCTTTATCGGAATTGTGATAATAAACCAGGCTGTTTGGTTTCTGGCGTTCTTCTGTAAAATCGCTGCGATTGTGCGCCTGTATAAAATACCCGATACCAACCAGCAGGCAAATAATTGCAATAAGACGTTTAGAACTGTAATACCCGAAAACTGTGTATACCAGACCGAACAATAAAACCGTAAACACACTACTAATAAATACGTGATCAGAGCCCAGACCTACCGGAAAGAACTGTACTAATGGTGCAAATAAGAATATAGCTGGTGCCGCGAGAAGGGCAAGTAAAAGGAGGTTTGGTTTTTCCTGGCGGATCACAACCCAGAGGGAAATAAGTGCGAAGAATACAGGAATTATAAAGTATCCTGCTCCTTTTAAGAACACAGATACCACCACATTGAGTAGTATCCATATAAAAATAGGAGCCACTAACATCCCGGCGACTTTTTGGCCTTTCCCAAATCTTCTGAAGATCCAGAAACTTATCGAGATCGAGATCAACACAAAAAAGGCGATGTAGCTATGGCCGTTGTATTTAAAACCGTGCTGGATCTCGTTGTATTCGGGATATAGATAAACAATTAGCTCCCAGCCGAAATAACCAACCAGTCCACACACAACAAGTGAAAGGAAAGTGGCAGCAAATCCTCTGGCGATCGATTTGCCATTCATTTCTCCTTGTTTAATTCCGAAGAACAAAAGAAGTAGAAATAACAGAATCGCAACAATAAGCATGGGTAAGATCCAGCTAAAGGGATAATGGATCATTTTAAATAGCGGAAAATTTACATAAACATGATCCTCGCTGGCTTTCAGGTTTTCCAGGTCGGCATCGGCAAAATAATGAAGAAGTGGCAGCAAATAACTCCCCTGATGTTGTAAAGTTTCCAAATCCAGATTCTCCACGGTATCATTGGCGGTATGGTAATCGAAATGATCGTCGATAAAGGCAAAAAAGAAACTGTCTATGTCACCGTCTTCACGAAAGACAGTGGAATCTGTATCGTTTGGCAGCATTTTATAGATACTGTACATTAGGGAGGAGGCAACCGGATATTCCGGATTTGCCTCTACAAAGGCCTTAACCAGGTTCTCGTTTCCCCCGTTGGTTTCGAGTATCATATTACTAGGGCCACCACTACCTCTGGCTTCAAAATTTAGTACAAGGGCAGCATCTTTTGCCCAGGGGTGCTCATTCACGAAAAGCGATGCGCCATCCAGCCCGATCTCTTCCGCATCGGTGAACAGTATAATAATATCATTAACGGGTGTTTTTCCACTCGCCTGGTAAGCTCGCAGGCTTTCCAAAATCGTCACTACCCCGCTACCGGCATCACTTGCTCCCGGAGAAGGAACCTTTGCACTATCGTAATGCGATAATAATACAAGTGCTTTCCCATCGCCGCTCCCCTTGATGCGAGCCATGATATTTGCAGGTTGATCCATATGGTATCCTGCCGGGATCGAATGGACCGAATCTCCTTCCTTTACAGTGCTCCAGTACGGTGAAAGCACATAACCTTTCTGCGTTTCAACCTCCAGACCCATTTTTTGCATTTCGGCCACCAGAAATTCCCTTACGCGGGTATGTTCCTCGTTAGCGTGATAATGTGGAGCTTTACTAATTTCTTTTAAGATAGTGAGTGCGCGAGCAGTTGAGAATTCGGTTTCAGGGGTGTCTTCGGAAGTCCCACCGGAGGGCATTAAACTTGAAAAACTAAAGTAAATCAACCCTAATATAAGAAGGAAAGAGGCCAGGGCCGTTAGCTGTTTCATTGGCTTGATTTTATTGTCTTAAAGGTACAATTTTAATGTAAGAATTTATTACGAACCTAATTCACTGGAATTTAGTATATTTAAGAGAAACAAACGCCTAACATCATGAGTATTAAAAGTTATATTGGGAAGCGCGCCAAACCCACAAAGGGCTCTTCCGAGAACATCAAGGTCTCAGATTACATGACCACCAACCTAATTACCTTCCGGCCCAATCAATCGGTTCTGGAAGTAATGAACACTCTTATCAAGAAGAGAATTTCCGGGGGTCCCGTTGTAAATGATAAGAATGAACTGGTTGGTATTATATCTGAAGGGGACTGTATGAAACAGATCAGTAATAGCCGATAT includes the following:
- a CDS encoding CBS domain-containing protein, with protein sequence MSIKSYIGKRAKPTKGSSENIKVSDYMTTNLITFRPNQSVLEVMNTLIKKRISGGPVVNDKNELVGIISEGDCMKQISNSRYYNQPLQDFKVEQHMATNVDTIDGNMNVFDAADKFLTSKHRRFPIVENGKLVGQISQKDVLKAALQLKGRSW
- a CDS encoding NAD(P)H-binding protein — translated: MSKKVAIAGMGWLGLSLARHLKTLGYKVKGSVTSEEKAEALRKSGFQAITIVVTEGGVSGPVELLLEDADYLVIMIPPGLRRHSGADHVLKMSYLLSEVERSSVENVILVSSTSVYGDKQGKVTEREIPRPETQAGKQLLQVEQLFFTSEKIKTTIVRFGGLFGGSRQPVRYLAGRTDLSNGDAPVNLIHRSDCIGILTEIIKQQAFGHIFNAVLPSHPSKREYYVKVASQLDMVPPQYSAGNSEEMFKQVDSVNISEVLKYTFKHNL
- a CDS encoding M13 family metallopeptidase; translated protein: MKTNYFKPLLAAICIAFVMSACADKDGKMVVEDDGPHGLILANMDTTVSPKNDFYNYVNGTWMKNTEIPDDQVRWGGFMVLRKSTDMDVLEIIDEAKESNKYAPDTDQAKAIMIFESELDTVARNEAGIEPLRPILEKIDAITNVEEFQKLITKNAVTVSQPFMGFAAFSNPSNSAMNSGYVLPGGLGLPDRDYYTNTDEASKTIRKQYKEHITRMLQFLGDTEEEAKAQAETILAFETRLAIPRLDKVARRDFRNFNNPRSMEQLQNMVPQIKWKEALQDLGVTKQVDTVLVMQPAYMGVLKKVLAEGDVDTWKTVMRWSTLNNSAGMLTTEIEKANWDFYSKTLRGAKKQRPADERALSTVNNTVGEALGKLYVDAKFPPEAKEKAELMIDNIIAAYKDRIQALDWMSDSTKIKAIQKLDKFTVKIGYPDKWKDYSSMNVKPENGYFENMVAVGEWELKDNLDRVNEPVDRTEWGMSPQTVNAYFQPFNNEIVFPAAILQPPFYDYKADEAVNYGGIGAVIGHEISHAFDDSGSRFDGDGNLVNWWTENDLKEFTERGNKLAEQYDNIEVLDSVFINGKFTLGENIGDLGGILGAYDGLQRFYKENGRPGKIDGFTPEQRFFMSWATVWRTKQTEKYSREQVKTDPHSPGRYRATQPLMNVDAFYEAFDIQEGDGMWLAPEDRVRIW
- a CDS encoding NAD-dependent epimerase/dehydratase family protein yields the protein MKKRILIIGACGQIGTELTERLRRIYAPHKVIASDIREGDAELMEGGPFEVLDAMDYEALEDIVINYEISEVYLMAAMLSATAEKFPMKAWNLNMNSLFNVLNLAKEGKIEKVFWPSSIAVFGPTTPKINTPQHTIAEPTTVYGISKLTGERWCEYYHKKFGVDVRSIRYPGLISYKTLPGGGTTDYAVEIYHKAIKHKKYISFLDKGTTLPMMFIDDAINATIGIMEAKPHEIKLRSSYNLAAISFAPEELADSIRKHIPEFEIVYEPDFRQAIADSWPNTIDDSPAREDWGWAHTYDLKEMTDVMLSNLQGSILNTSE
- a CDS encoding M20/M25/M40 family metallo-hydrolase, with the protein product MKQLTALASFLLILGLIYFSFSSLMPSGGTSEDTPETEFSTARALTILKEISKAPHYHANEEHTRVREFLVAEMQKMGLEVETQKGYVLSPYWSTVKEGDSVHSIPAGYHMDQPANIMARIKGSGDGKALVLLSHYDSAKVPSPGASDAGSGVVTILESLRAYQASGKTPVNDIIILFTDAEEIGLDGASLFVNEHPWAKDAALVLNFEARGSGGPSNMILETNGGNENLVKAFVEANPEYPVASSLMYSIYKMLPNDTDSTVFREDGDIDSFFFAFIDDHFDYHTANDTVENLDLETLQHQGSYLLPLLHYFADADLENLKASEDHVYVNFPLFKMIHYPFSWILPMLIVAILLFLLLLFFGIKQGEMNGKSIARGFAATFLSLVVCGLVGYFGWELIVYLYPEYNEIQHGFKYNGHSYIAFFVLISISISFWIFRRFGKGQKVAGMLVAPIFIWILLNVVVSVFLKGAGYFIIPVFFALISLWVVIRQEKPNLLLLALLAAPAIFLFAPLVQFFPVGLGSDHVFISSVFTVLLFGLVYTVFGYYSSKRLIAIICLLVGIGYFIQAHNRSDFTEERQKPNSLVYYHNSDKGAAYWVTYDKILDDWTRGYLGEDPEPASKHIESAAGSKYNTSFRYAAEAPLKDIAPFEVRLDKDSLTTDGREISFTIVPKREVTELFIYSDTTNTYSKLSFNGNEGPMDEKGNAHANIANKRLLRYYLGKGDSLNISLTSPGKDNLEFTVLEYSYDLLSHPQFTINQRPRHMMPKPFINTDAIVVKRSFTLDELRKQKQDTLGYTVEELIGNE